AAATAATGAAACAATGTGGCGATTACAAGTCTAAAGGATGActtcatttataaatgtttaaaacatgtAACTTGCAAAATGACAAACCTATTTATCATAATCTAATTAGGTAAGGGCATTAACTACTAACACAACAAATGTCACATTCTTCCAACTAGAAAATGAGCTCGACTCTCACAGAATTAGTTACAAAAAAGTACAACAGAGAATCAATGTTATTGCTTTTACATACTTAACAATGCATTGTGAGAGTCTGAGTTTTGTAAGCGATTTTATTCAACTTTATTCAATGTTACCACATTCCCCCAACTCCTGGAGGACGAAGCCCATTCCACTTAACACTTCCAGACAGACAACCCACCCTAATTCTTAAAGCTATCAGGCCTCTTAATGGATTTCAGGCACAAGATAATTTGTGGTTTCTTCTACTTTATCCCTATTGCAATTAATTCCACTTTTCAAATCCCAAACTAGGAAGGTACTGATATTCCCTTTTCCATTGATATGCTTTGCTACAAAGCATTagaaaataatcaacattttGCCCACTCTCCCAAATAATCTTTTTAGAAGGAATGATTTCCCAATGGAGATTTATACAGGCCATGTAAATAGAACATCACCCAAATGCACAGAGGCACTAAGAAAAAGCCGGAGGGTACTGCTTACCATTTTAGGTGCGGTCACCCAGACTTATTCAAAActagatttcaaaagaaaaaacaaaaaacaaaaaacaaaaacaaaaacaaaacacttttcacTTTGGCCAATGCAAGAACAAATACCAATTAAGTCTGGGTATCAGGTGTCAATGCATGACAGGTGATGAATCCATTTGACTTGAGACAACTTTTCAAATAAGTTTATTTGAAGCAAAATAAACTACTGCCAAGAAACTTTATGAAAGTTCCATCTCAAAAGGGTCAAAAAAGGGGAATTAACTGCTATGAATTCTTTGCATTCAGGGCTGCAAAACAAAGACACATATTatttaaatcagttttatttaaGAATTTCCAACAATGACAACTCTTATAAAAAGCATCCAAGCACAGGACACAGAACTGCAGCAAACAGCATTCTTATGGGTAGCTAACAGACATTAGAACTTCCACCCTTCTTTGAGACACCTGAGCTCACTGGTGAACTCTGCTTCAAGTCCTCCTGCAAAGCACACCACAAGCTCAGTCCATGTTCTCAGCCCATCAGCTTCAGTTCACATTGCCACACTTACATATCAGTAACAGAAGAGAACACACACCATACAGCATTCACAGCAGTTGACAAAGGGGTAGGGGGAGTACAAGTAtcatttcacttaacacattCAACTAATGTGGGTTATCTAAGAACAAAAACTCACTTAAAGTCTTCCAACAGATGTGGATGTCCTTTGAATGCAAAAAACATTCGTACATTATTTGCTATCATTGCTCTCTGCACACTCTCTCACCAAAGCCACAGGATTGAGAGACACATCTCGCCAAGTTAAAAAATATCCATTATGCACCACCAAGTCTCTGCACGCGCTCTCTCCTTTTCTCGCTCATACTAGCCTTTCATGCCTCGGCACCACCATCAATCCCACACAAGGTTTCAAAAGTTCAAACAGCCTTCTGGTTCCATATCACAGCCTTGCGTTCATAGCGTTGATACGACTCCATGAAATAAAGAGTAGCGGATAAAAATGGGACACCCACCGTCAAAGACGCGGCCTGTGATGCGTGATGACGAATTCTTGAATGAGAAAGCATGTAGACACAAGTATTCCTATGGCAGAATATTTACAGCACTACTTTCAATGAAGTGCTTCTTCCATAAACATTTGAAATGAGATGAACTGCAGAGATTAAATGAAGGCTTCATATTGTACTTTTGTATATGAGGGGAGACaagtgttaaaaaacaaaacaaaagaaccaaaCACTGTGACACCATGATCTCCTAAAAGGAgattttcttaaggaaaaaaatccatatgGTGGGGTTCAAATTAAAACAAGGGGTAAAGAATGTAGTTCTAATCAATGGTTTCCATTTTGAACATGCAAAGAATTCACTTGACAAGTCCAGGGATAAAATATTACAGGAGAAACCTTTTGATATCAATTGTAGTGTGTTGGTTTACCAATCAGGCAAACAGCAGTTCACTTTCAACCACTCAATATTTCAACCTTTCATGTAACAAAACTTATAAAATTCCTTTAGCTCTtcctttttctaaagaaaaatgtcaaaaatactGCTGAATATACTCCACACTGAACAAAccaattttgaaaattcttagTACATACctattttataatatacttaCCATGAGTTTAGAAAAATTTGAATTCCCACCATTCTATACCAACCAACCACAACCCCACTGCCTACATTCCCCAGCCAGAAGACTTAGAATCCATGCTTGAGCCAAAGCCTCCATTAAAACCACTGCCCGACCCTGCATTTGATGCTGATCCCCAACCAATTGCTGCACCAGAATTAGAACCACTATAAGAGTTATTTCCAGAACCGAAGGCCTGGTTTGGCTCCCTCTGCATGTTGCCTTGGCTTTGGTTATTACCCGATGGGCCTGACTGGTTCTGCTGGCTGGCTAACATGCCCATCATACCCCAACTGCTCTGTAGTGCTGCCTGGGCAGCAGCCATCATGGCTGGATTAATGCTGAATGCACCAAAGTTCATCCCACCACCCATATTACTACCTTGATTGTTTCCCAAACCAGCTCCACCCCCTCTGCTATTACCAAATCCACCCTGATTCCCAAAGCCACCTGGATTACCACCAAATCTTCCACTTCTTTCTAACTGTCTATTGCTATTGTGCTTAGGTTCGGCATTGGATATATGAACGCTGATTCCTTTAATGATCAAGTCCTCTCCACAAAGAGACTGCGCAATCTATAAGAAATAAGGGATGTAAACAAAGATTAAACCATTGATTCATACATTTAAAGTAGCAACAAAACTTAGATTATAAGCATTAATTTATCTAAAGccagaggaaaaataattaatgaatgcTCATTTCATTTAAACCCCCAATACAGCTTTCAGTTTTATTAATAGCAGCAGTGATATTTCCGtctattttcaaaagacataggctggacatggtggctcatgcctataatcctagcgctttgggaggccaaggtgggaggactgtgtAAGGCTAagagttgaagactagcctggcagcctggaggacacagggagaccccacctctatcaaaaaaaccccacaaaatgccacattagctgggcatagtggcatgtacctgtcctagctacttaggaggctgcaGCTGGAGGATCCTCCcctggaggctgagcccaggagttctagggtATAGCGAGCTTTGATTACACCACTATgttccaccagcctgggcaacacagtgagaccctgtctcaaaaaaaaaaaaaaaaaaaaaagaaaagggccaggagcgggagcggtggctcacgcctgtaatcccagcactttgggaggctgaggcgggtggatcacctgaggtcacgagtgcAGGACCAGCCAGaccaaaacagtgaaaccccgtctctactaaagatacaaaaaaatggccaggcatggtggctcacgcctgtaatctcagcactttgggagggaggctgaggtgggtggatcacctgaggtcaggagtttgagaccagcctggccaacacggtgaaaccctgcctctactaaaaataccaataaattagctgggcgtggtggcaggtggctgtaatcccagctacttgggaggctgaggcaggagaactgcttgaacccattaggtggaggttgcagtgaacggagaacgcgccactgcactccagtcttgttttgcaacaagagcgaaactctgtctcaaaaaaaaaaaaaaacaacaacaaaaaacggtATGTAACATTCCCAAATGCCACATACTGAAAACTATCTAAAGGTATATTTACTTttagatttcttaaaaatattacatttgggTTATCAGATACAGGTATCACAAACGTCTAGGCCCATACACCCTACATCTTACAAGGTCAGAAAACTCAGCTAAAACTAGCAATTAGCTGGATGGGAAATGTTCAAGATAAATTACCTAATTACCTgggacatattttttttttgagacagtcttgctctgtcaccaggctggagtgcagtggcatgatctcagctcactgccacctccacctcctgggttcaagtgattcccctacctcaggctccagagtagctgggacgacaggcgtgcaccaccatacccagctaaattttttttttttttgtattttaacagagacgggatttcaccatgttggcctggatggtcttgatctcctgacctcgtgatccgcccacctcagcctcccaaagtgctgcgattacaagcatgagccaccacgcctggtcggGACATATTGTTAAGGAGAAAAATACCTGATCATCTGCAAATGTAACAAAGGCAAAGGCCCTGAACGGCTTGGGGATGAAGACATCCATCACATCCCCGTACTGAGAGAAGAACTCCCGCAGCTCATCCTCAGTCATGTCCTCTGTACAGCGCCCCACAAACACTTTTCTGCTTCTCAAAGGCTCATCTTGGCTTTGCTGATcaaatcaaaaggaagaaaaaacactcAGAAATATGTTATGAACAATGAAAAAAGCATTAAGGTAAGGGATATAACAAAATCATTCTGCCTTGGATAGCAGTGAATCATTAAAAAGTAGACATACCCTTAATTTTTTGcatcagcatttttttcttataaggcTTCAGTGAAGAGTAACGTTTTAAGTTACAAAAGTACAGAGTCATGCATCACATAAAGATGGacatatgttctgagaaatacgTCATGAGCCATTACACAATTTCATcattgtggccaggtgtggtggtgaacgcctgtaatctcagcactttgagaggctgaggcggtggatcacctgaggtcaggagttcaagaccagcctggtcaacatggtgaaactccagctctactaatacaaaaattagctgggtgtggttgcaggtgcctgcaatcccagcatcttgggaggctgaggcaggagaatcacttgaatccaggagatggaggttgcagtgagccaagactgcgccttTGCACTCTAGActgagcaacaagagtaaaactccgtcttaaaagaaaaaaaaaaaaaaggtcaggcgcagtggctcacgcctgtaatccccacactttgggaggccaaggcaggtggatcacctgaggtcaggagttcgaaacgagcctgaccaacatggagaaactccatctctactaaaaatacaaaattagccaggcatagtggtgcacgcctgtaatcccagaagctcgggaagctgaggcaggagaattgctggaagccgggaggtggagattgcagtgaccggagagcacaccactgcactccagcctgggcaacaagagcaaaactccgtctcaaaaaaaaaaaaaaggacaggcgcagtggctgggcagatcatgaggtcagaagatcaacaccatcctggctaacatggtgaaaccccatctctactaaaaatacaaaaaatcagccaagcgtgttggcgggcgcctgtagtcccagctactcagtaggctgaggcaggagaatggcgtgaacccagaaggtggagcttgcagtgagctgagatcgcaccactgtactccagcctggacaacaaagtaagactctgtctcaaacaaacaaaaaatcatggttgtgcaaacatcatataAACCCAGATAGCACAGCCTACCCCACACCTAggctagatggtatagcctattgctcccaggccaCAAACTTCCAAGTTACTGTACTCAACACTGTAGGTGACTGACTGTAACATGATGgtaagtatctgtgtatctaaacatagaaagggtaccgtaaaaacagtgttataatcttatgggaccactgctGTACACGTGGTCTGCTGCTGACTGATGAACTTTGCCATGTGACGCATGACTGTATTTGGATttgagaaaatcaataaatgcgCAATCTCCTGGCAAAGATGATGATGTTCCAAATAAGCAAATGTTATTTGTTTGCTTGGAAAAAGTTAGGCCGTTATAACAAGATTAATGTATGTATTCTGATTGTCTTTATGTTTTAACATATAACTATGTAAGAAACTGTTAACTTGACAAATaatctttcctcttttccatgcataacaaaaagaaaaggaagaacaaaatgaaCAAGGCTTTCGTTTGGAGAGAAGTAATAAACTAAATATTTCAAACAAGCATAAAATATTCAACATGCATTAAGGGCCAAAGACTTCAACAAGACAAAAGGATTTCACGTCACACCCTACCACTATCTTTTCTAAGTGTGTTTACATTTTATCTTACAATCTTCTAAGGAAGTTTGTCAGCAAAAAATCCCAAAGCACAGACCCAAGTACCTTAGAATTAGGAAGTTTACAGTCACACCATCGTCCATCTATCATATGTCGCTGTGACATTACTTTCACCTGTGTTTCATATTCCGTAAAACGAACAAAGCCAAACCCCTTTGAATGACC
The genomic region above belongs to Piliocolobus tephrosceles isolate RC106 chromosome 1, ASM277652v3, whole genome shotgun sequence and contains:
- the TARDBP gene encoding TAR DNA-binding protein 43, yielding MSEYIRVTEDENDEPIEIPSEDDGTVLLSTVTAQFPGACGLRYRNPVSQCMRGVRLVEGILHAPDAGWGNLVYVVNYPKDNKRKMDETDASSAVKVKRAVQKTSDLIVLGLPWKTTEQDLKEYFSTFGEVLMVQVKKDLKTGHSKGFGFVRFTEYETQVKVMSQRHMIDGRWCDCKLPNSKQSQDEPLRSRKVFVGRCTEDMTEDELREFFSQYGDVMDVFIPKPFRAFAFVTFADDQIAQSLCGEDLIIKGISVHISNAEPKHNSNRQLERSGRFGGNPGGFGNQGGFGNSRGGGAGLGNNQGSNMGGGMNFGAFSINPAMMAAAQAALQSSWGMMGMLASQQNQSGPSGNNQSQGNMQREPNQAFGSGNNSYSGSNSGAAIGWGSASNAGSGSGFNGGFGSSMDSKSSGWGM